Proteins from a genomic interval of Bradyrhizobium sp. CCGB01:
- a CDS encoding crotonase/enoyl-CoA hydratase family protein, whose translation MEERVSISISEGVADVRLVRADKMNALDQAMFEALVAATERLSKEKGVRVVVLSGEGRAFCAGLDMGRFAAMKEKGGNGIPGGENRDLTKRTHGQANFPQQAVWGWRQLPVPVIAAVHGVAFGGGFQLSLGADMRFLSPDARMSVMEIKWGLVPDMAGTPILASLVRDDILRDLTYTGRIFSAQEAMTYGLATRICDDPRATALEVAREIAGKSPDAIRAAKRLLNNLSVDPGPALLAESVEQQKLIGSANQTEAVRSNLEKRAAKYAD comes from the coding sequence ATGGAAGAGCGCGTCTCGATCTCGATCTCGGAAGGCGTCGCCGACGTGCGTCTGGTGCGTGCGGACAAGATGAATGCGCTCGATCAGGCCATGTTCGAGGCCCTTGTCGCGGCAACCGAGCGGCTTTCGAAGGAAAAGGGCGTGCGTGTCGTCGTGCTCTCGGGCGAAGGCCGCGCCTTCTGCGCCGGTCTCGACATGGGGCGTTTTGCCGCCATGAAGGAGAAGGGCGGCAACGGAATTCCGGGTGGCGAAAATCGCGATCTCACCAAGCGGACGCATGGGCAAGCAAACTTTCCGCAGCAGGCGGTATGGGGATGGCGCCAGCTTCCGGTTCCCGTCATCGCAGCCGTGCACGGCGTCGCTTTCGGCGGCGGCTTCCAGCTCTCGCTCGGCGCCGACATGCGCTTCCTCTCGCCCGATGCGCGGATGTCGGTGATGGAGATCAAATGGGGCCTCGTTCCGGACATGGCGGGAACGCCGATCCTCGCAAGTCTCGTGCGCGACGACATTTTGCGCGATCTCACCTATACTGGCCGCATCTTCTCCGCGCAGGAGGCGATGACCTACGGTCTCGCGACGCGCATCTGCGACGACCCGCGCGCCACGGCACTCGAAGTCGCGCGCGAGATCGCCGGCAAGAGCCCGGATGCGATCCGTGCGGCGAAGCGTCTGCTGAACAATCTCTCGGTCGATCCGGGTCCCGCGCTGCTCGCGGAGTCCGTCGAGCAGCAGAAGCTGATCGGCAGCGCCAACCAGACCGAGGCGGTGCGCTCCAATCTGGAGAAGCGCGCGGCGAAGTATGCGGACTAG
- a CDS encoding fatty acid--CoA ligase: protein MSTTQPLANLADMVRERAKSRGDAIAYEFEGRLTSFAEFDVRTNKVANALIAMGVKKGDRIAYLGKNSDLYFELLMGAMKAGVVMAPVNWRLAGPEVAFIVADCKAPVLFVGPEFIAQVHQIRDKLPGVRTIITTEGGAPEWQDFAGWRDAQSSDDPRVPITPQDIAMQLYTSGTTGKPKGAMLTHSNFNSLLQAGSGADTPEWNRWSTDDVSLVAMPIFHIGGSGWGVVGLGHGARSVIAREFDPTKVLDFFEQFGITKLFMVPAAMQFVVRQPRAKTMDFSRLKYMLYGASPIPAALLKECIEIFKCGFVQLYGMTETTGTIVALPPEDHVEGLERMRSAGKALAGVELAILDPDGKPLPPRQVGEIATRSDHNMAGYWNLPEATAATLRADGWLRTGDAGYMDEDGYLYIHDRIKDMIISGGENIYPAEVESALCDHPDVAEAAVIGVPDDKWGEAVKAVVVMKPGKQATATDIINFTRERIAGFKTPKSVEFLPALPRNPSGKILRRQLREPYWTGKDRRVN, encoded by the coding sequence ATGTCCACCACACAGCCATTGGCGAACCTCGCCGACATGGTGCGCGAGCGCGCGAAGAGCCGCGGCGATGCGATCGCCTATGAGTTCGAGGGCCGCCTCACCAGCTTTGCCGAATTCGACGTCAGGACCAACAAGGTCGCCAACGCGCTGATCGCGATGGGCGTGAAGAAGGGCGACCGGATCGCCTATCTCGGCAAGAACAGCGACCTCTATTTCGAACTACTGATGGGCGCGATGAAGGCCGGTGTGGTGATGGCGCCGGTGAACTGGCGGCTCGCCGGGCCCGAGGTTGCCTTCATCGTCGCCGACTGCAAGGCCCCGGTGCTGTTCGTCGGGCCGGAATTCATCGCGCAAGTCCATCAGATCAGGGACAAGCTGCCCGGCGTCCGTACCATCATCACGACCGAGGGCGGCGCGCCGGAATGGCAGGATTTTGCGGGCTGGCGGGATGCACAGAGCAGCGATGATCCGAGGGTCCCGATCACCCCACAGGATATCGCGATGCAGCTCTACACCTCCGGCACCACGGGCAAGCCGAAGGGCGCGATGCTGACGCATTCGAACTTCAACAGCCTGCTGCAGGCCGGGAGCGGCGCGGACACGCCGGAATGGAACAGGTGGTCGACCGACGACGTCTCGCTGGTCGCGATGCCGATCTTTCATATCGGCGGCTCCGGCTGGGGCGTTGTGGGACTCGGCCACGGTGCGCGCAGCGTGATCGCACGCGAGTTCGATCCGACCAAGGTGCTCGACTTCTTCGAGCAATTCGGCATCACGAAGCTGTTCATGGTGCCGGCGGCGATGCAATTCGTGGTGCGGCAACCGCGCGCGAAGACCATGGATTTCTCGCGGCTGAAATACATGCTCTATGGCGCCTCGCCTATTCCGGCGGCACTGCTGAAGGAATGCATCGAAATCTTCAAATGCGGGTTCGTGCAACTCTACGGCATGACGGAGACGACCGGGACCATCGTCGCATTGCCGCCGGAGGATCACGTCGAGGGCCTCGAGCGGATGCGCTCGGCTGGAAAGGCGCTGGCGGGCGTGGAGCTCGCGATCCTAGATCCCGACGGCAAGCCGCTGCCGCCGCGGCAGGTCGGTGAAATCGCAACGCGCTCGGACCACAACATGGCCGGCTACTGGAATTTGCCTGAGGCGACCGCCGCGACGCTGCGCGCCGACGGCTGGCTGCGCACCGGCGATGCCGGCTACATGGACGAGGACGGCTATCTCTACATCCACGACCGCATCAAGGACATGATCATCTCGGGCGGCGAGAACATCTATCCGGCCGAGGTCGAGAGCGCGCTGTGCGATCATCCCGACGTCGCCGAAGCCGCCGTGATCGGTGTGCCCGATGACAAATGGGGCGAAGCCGTGAAGGCGGTCGTGGTGATGAAGCCGGGCAAGCAGGCGACCGCCACCGACATCATCAACTTCACCCGCGAGCGCATCGCCGGCTTCAAGACGCCGAAGAGCGTAGAGTTTCTGCCGGCCCTGCCGCGCAATCCCTCGGGCAAGATCCTGCGGCGGCAATTGCGCGAGCCGTATTGGACGGGGAAGGACCGGCGGGTGAATTAG
- a CDS encoding winged helix-turn-helix domain-containing protein encodes MRFLFEDYALDTDRRELQRATDVIVVTPQVFDLLEYLIRNRERVVSKDDLINAVWKGRIVSDAALTTRLNAARSAIGDTGEKQHLIKTLPRKGFRFVGAVQEARGPANETVGPVERTDDTAPRLSIVVLPFANLSDDRERDYFVDGITESLTTDLSRINGSFVIARNSAASYKGKAVDVRQVGRELNVRYVLEGSVQRSGKRLRMNVQLIDAKSGQHLWADRFEKPVVDLFDMQDEIVSRLANTLGAQLIEAEARRAERTLHPDAMDLYFQGRAWLMKGFSLECVTQARSFFERSLEFDPGNVEAMIGLASVDTTIAASFTTDDGPARLAAAEAMVNQALSIRPNYTSAHSARGWVQIFTNRAAQGIREFEHALALDSNRANAHAALGFAKFYMGRGAETEGHVLEALRLSPRDVEAYQWTCYVGVAKLQLGSDVEAVSWLRRSTEANRNFPLAHVLLAAALGLTGTLDEARAAARTGLALNSGFTIRRLFVAQRSDNPIFLAGLERVCEGLRLAGVPEG; translated from the coding sequence TTGCGTTTTCTTTTTGAGGATTACGCATTGGATACCGACAGGCGCGAACTGCAGCGCGCAACGGACGTGATTGTTGTCACCCCCCAAGTGTTCGATCTGCTTGAATACCTGATCCGAAACAGAGAGCGCGTCGTCAGCAAGGACGACCTCATCAACGCCGTTTGGAAGGGACGCATCGTCTCGGATGCTGCGCTGACGACTCGCCTGAATGCCGCCCGGAGCGCAATCGGCGACACGGGCGAGAAACAGCATTTAATCAAAACATTGCCGCGCAAAGGTTTCCGCTTCGTGGGGGCAGTGCAGGAAGCCCGGGGACCCGCAAATGAGACGGTGGGCCCCGTCGAGCGAACCGACGACACGGCGCCACGCCTGTCCATCGTCGTGCTTCCCTTCGCGAACCTGAGCGATGATCGCGAACGGGACTATTTCGTGGATGGTATAACCGAGAGTTTGACCACGGACTTGTCGCGCATCAATGGTTCATTTGTAATCGCACGGAACAGCGCTGCCTCATACAAGGGCAAAGCAGTCGATGTACGGCAAGTCGGCCGCGAATTAAACGTTCGCTACGTGCTCGAAGGCTCAGTGCAGCGCAGCGGCAAGCGGCTTCGGATGAACGTGCAGTTGATCGATGCCAAGAGCGGCCAGCATCTTTGGGCCGATCGCTTCGAGAAGCCTGTCGTCGATTTGTTCGACATGCAGGACGAAATCGTATCGAGGCTCGCCAATACGTTAGGTGCCCAGCTCATCGAGGCTGAGGCGCGACGCGCCGAGCGTACGCTGCATCCCGATGCGATGGATTTGTACTTCCAGGGCCGGGCCTGGTTGATGAAGGGGTTTAGCCTTGAATGCGTGACGCAAGCGCGGAGCTTCTTCGAACGCTCTCTGGAGTTCGACCCCGGCAACGTCGAAGCAATGATCGGCCTGGCAAGTGTTGATACGACAATTGCAGCCAGCTTTACGACGGATGATGGGCCTGCGCGGCTTGCAGCGGCCGAGGCGATGGTGAATCAGGCATTGTCGATCAGGCCGAACTATACTTCAGCCCACTCGGCTCGGGGTTGGGTTCAGATCTTTACGAACCGGGCCGCCCAAGGCATCCGTGAATTCGAGCATGCGTTGGCGCTGGATTCGAATAGGGCCAACGCTCATGCTGCCCTTGGTTTTGCCAAATTCTATATGGGGCGCGGTGCCGAGACCGAAGGCCATGTACTCGAGGCTCTACGTCTTTCCCCTCGCGACGTTGAAGCCTACCAGTGGACGTGTTATGTGGGCGTGGCCAAGTTGCAGCTTGGTTCGGACGTCGAAGCCGTCAGTTGGCTACGACGAAGCACTGAGGCGAACCGCAACTTTCCTCTCGCTCATGTGTTGCTCGCTGCTGCGTTGGGCTTGACCGGCACGCTCGATGAGGCGCGAGCTGCTGCAAGAACGGGACTTGCGCTCAACTCAGGTTTCACCATCCGTCGCTTGTTCGTTGCTCAACGAAGCGACAACCCGATTTTCCTTGCTGGGCTCGAGCGCGTCTGTGAAGGCCTGCGCCTCGCTGGCGTGCCGGAAGGGTGA
- a CDS encoding SDR family oxidoreductase yields the protein MFKENLLAGRRILVTGGGTGLGKSMAARFLQLGAEVHICGRRKIVCDETATELMDQYGGRVTSHGVDIRNALAVEEMVETIFREAPLTDLINNAAGNFISRSEELSPRGFDAVANIVMHGTFYVTHAVGKRWIALKQPGNVVSITVTWVRNGSPYVVPSAMSKSAIHAMTMSLATEWGRYGIRLNTIAPGEIPTEGMSKRIKPGDEAGARTRAMNPMGRVGTMEELQNLAVFLISGGCDWITGETIAMDGAQALAMGGNFYQLRDWSDDDWKTARESIMAQNEKDRAKRG from the coding sequence ATGTTCAAGGAAAATCTTCTGGCTGGACGCCGCATTCTCGTGACCGGCGGCGGGACCGGGCTCGGCAAGTCGATGGCGGCGCGCTTCCTTCAGCTCGGCGCCGAGGTGCATATCTGCGGCCGGCGCAAGATCGTCTGCGACGAGACCGCGACCGAGCTGATGGATCAGTATGGCGGCCGCGTCACCAGCCACGGCGTCGACATCCGCAACGCGCTCGCGGTCGAGGAGATGGTCGAGACCATCTTTCGCGAGGCGCCCCTCACCGACCTCATCAACAACGCCGCCGGCAATTTCATCTCGCGCAGCGAAGAGCTCTCGCCGCGCGGCTTCGATGCCGTCGCCAACATCGTCATGCACGGCACGTTCTATGTCACGCATGCGGTCGGCAAGCGCTGGATCGCGCTGAAACAGCCCGGCAATGTCGTGTCAATCACCGTGACCTGGGTGCGCAACGGCTCGCCTTACGTCGTGCCGTCGGCGATGAGCAAGTCGGCGATCCACGCCATGACGATGTCGCTCGCGACCGAATGGGGCCGGTACGGCATCCGCCTCAACACGATCGCGCCGGGCGAGATCCCGACCGAGGGCATGAGCAAGCGCATCAAGCCGGGCGACGAAGCCGGCGCGCGCACCAGGGCGATGAATCCGATGGGCCGCGTCGGCACCATGGAGGAGTTGCAGAACCTCGCGGTGTTCCTGATCTCCGGTGGCTGCGACTGGATCACCGGCGAGACCATCGCCATGGACGGCGCACAGGCGCTCGCCATGGGCGGCAATTTCTACCAGCTCCGCGACTGGAGCGACGACGACTGGAAGACCGCGCGCGAGAGCATCATGGCGCAGAACGAGAAGGACCGGGCGAAACGAGGGTGA
- a CDS encoding YccF domain-containing protein, with translation MAPVSILLNLLWILIGGAWMAFGWLVAAVIMAVTIIGLPWARAAFNIAVYTLLPFGSRAVSRYEVTGESDIGTGPLGVIGNIIWFVLAGWWLALGHLLTALVLAVTIIGIPFAWAHLKLAGIALWPIGKVIVPV, from the coding sequence ATGGCTCCCGTTTCCATCCTGCTCAACCTGCTCTGGATCCTCATCGGCGGCGCCTGGATGGCGTTCGGCTGGCTGGTCGCCGCGGTCATCATGGCCGTCACCATCATTGGCCTGCCGTGGGCGCGGGCGGCGTTCAACATCGCGGTCTACACGCTGCTGCCGTTCGGCTCGAGGGCGGTCAGCCGCTACGAGGTCACCGGCGAGAGCGATATCGGCACCGGTCCGCTCGGGGTGATCGGCAACATCATCTGGTTCGTGCTCGCCGGCTGGTGGCTGGCACTCGGCCATCTCCTGACCGCTCTGGTCCTCGCGGTCACCATCATCGGCATCCCGTTCGCCTGGGCCCATCTGAAGCTCGCCGGGATCGCGCTCTGGCCGATCGGCAAAGTGATCGTGCCGGTCTAG
- a CDS encoding acyl-CoA synthetase, whose product MSEASKFLGIVSGDRRRNHAEVASRADRIASGLAKIGVKQGDCVCMLMRNDIAFLEAAYAAMRLGAYGVPINWHFKPEEINYILGDTGTSVLIGHADMLHALRDAIPKGVTVLSVPTPPEILFSYKIDPDHLKTPAFAIDFESWLAQHPPYDGPVVPQPMNMIYTSGTTGHPKGVRRNAPTPEQAAAAERMRAMIYGLKPGARTILPGPLYHSAPNSFGIRAGKLGGALVLMPRFEAEEFLQLIERYKIDTIFMVPTMFIRLMKLPEKVRRKYDVSSLRHIIHAAAPCPAEVKRAMIEWWGPVIYEFYGSTESGAVTFATSEDALKKPGTVGRISPGAELRFIGDDGRELPVGEIGEIYSRMAEMADFTYHNKAEKRAEIDRDGFITSGDVGYLDEDGYVFICDRKRDMVISGGVNIYPAEIESVLHAVPGVHDCAVFGIPDTEFGEALMAVVEPQSGITLDAADVRARLKTSLADYKVPKHIEIRSGLPREDSGKIFKRRLRDPYWERAGRKI is encoded by the coding sequence ATGAGCGAAGCGTCAAAGTTCCTCGGCATCGTCTCCGGCGACCGCCGCCGCAATCATGCGGAGGTAGCCAGCCGCGCCGATCGCATCGCCTCCGGCCTTGCCAAAATCGGCGTCAAGCAGGGCGATTGCGTCTGCATGCTGATGCGCAACGACATTGCCTTCCTCGAAGCCGCCTACGCCGCAATGCGGCTCGGTGCCTATGGCGTGCCGATCAACTGGCACTTCAAGCCGGAGGAGATCAACTACATCCTCGGGGATACCGGAACGTCAGTCCTGATCGGACATGCCGACATGCTGCACGCCTTGCGCGATGCGATTCCGAAGGGCGTCACCGTGCTCAGCGTGCCGACGCCGCCGGAGATTTTGTTCAGCTACAAGATCGATCCCGATCACCTGAAGACGCCGGCCTTCGCGATCGATTTCGAATCCTGGCTCGCGCAACACCCGCCCTACGACGGGCCGGTCGTGCCGCAGCCCATGAACATGATCTACACCTCGGGGACGACAGGCCATCCCAAGGGCGTCCGGCGCAATGCGCCCACGCCGGAACAGGCGGCGGCCGCGGAGCGCATGCGTGCGATGATCTATGGCCTCAAGCCCGGCGCCCGCACGATCCTGCCGGGCCCGCTCTATCATTCCGCGCCGAACTCGTTCGGCATCCGCGCCGGCAAGCTCGGCGGCGCGCTGGTGCTGATGCCGCGCTTCGAGGCGGAAGAATTCCTCCAGTTGATCGAGCGGTACAAGATCGACACCATCTTCATGGTGCCGACCATGTTCATCCGCCTGATGAAATTGCCGGAGAAAGTTCGCAGGAAATACGACGTCTCCTCGCTGCGCCACATCATTCATGCCGCAGCTCCCTGTCCGGCCGAAGTCAAGCGCGCGATGATCGAATGGTGGGGGCCGGTGATCTACGAATTCTACGGCTCGACCGAATCCGGCGCCGTCACCTTCGCGACCTCCGAGGATGCGCTGAAGAAGCCTGGAACGGTCGGCAGGATCTCGCCAGGCGCCGAACTGCGCTTCATCGGTGACGACGGAAGGGAGCTGCCGGTGGGCGAGATCGGTGAGATCTATTCCCGCATGGCGGAGATGGCCGATTTCACCTACCACAACAAGGCGGAAAAGCGCGCCGAGATCGACCGCGACGGTTTCATCACCTCCGGCGACGTCGGTTACCTCGATGAGGACGGCTATGTCTTCATCTGCGACCGCAAGCGCGACATGGTGATCTCGGGCGGCGTCAATATCTATCCAGCGGAGATCGAATCCGTGCTGCACGCGGTGCCCGGCGTGCATGATTGCGCGGTGTTCGGCATCCCCGATACCGAGTTCGGCGAGGCGCTGATGGCCGTGGTCGAGCCGCAGTCCGGCATCACGCTCGATGCCGCCGATGTCCGTGCGCGCCTGAAGACCTCCCTCGCGGACTACAAGGTGCCCAAGCACATCGAGATCCGCAGCGGCTTGCCGCGCGAAGACTCCGGAAAGATCTTCAAGCGCCGCCTCCGCGACCCCTATTGGGAGCGCGCGGGACGGAAGATTTGA
- a CDS encoding enoyl-CoA hydratase/isomerase family protein, translated as MSDAGADTTKEVLYEVADHIATITLNAPERMNTISGPMLNDLARLLTEANEDKNVRVVILTGKGRAFCAGLDLRKERDGNGLSAASSPTTINLRNTPPTVLQAMDKPTICAVNGGAAGYGMDTALGCDIRIMAESSKLAAAFVKRGVVPESGGTWLLPRMLGWAKASELIFTGRTLSARECLEWGLANEVVPDADLMNRVHAIAREIAANAPLAVQASKRMMRMGMNENFSDHVHHVYLQLLPLFKTQDMAEGMKAFMEKREPKFEGR; from the coding sequence ATGAGCGACGCAGGTGCGGATACGACCAAGGAAGTCCTCTATGAGGTCGCCGATCACATCGCGACCATCACGCTGAACGCGCCGGAGCGCATGAACACGATCTCCGGCCCGATGCTGAACGATCTGGCGCGGCTGCTGACCGAGGCCAACGAGGACAAGAACGTCCGTGTCGTGATCCTCACCGGCAAGGGCAGGGCGTTCTGCGCGGGCCTCGACCTCCGCAAGGAGCGCGACGGCAACGGCCTCAGCGCCGCCTCGTCGCCGACCACGATCAACCTCCGCAACACGCCGCCGACGGTCTTGCAGGCGATGGACAAGCCGACCATCTGCGCCGTCAATGGCGGCGCCGCCGGCTACGGCATGGACACCGCGCTCGGTTGCGATATCCGCATCATGGCGGAGTCCTCAAAGCTTGCCGCCGCCTTCGTCAAGCGCGGCGTCGTGCCGGAATCCGGCGGCACCTGGCTGCTGCCGCGGATGCTCGGCTGGGCCAAGGCCTCCGAGCTGATCTTTACCGGCCGCACGCTCAGCGCGCGCGAGTGCCTGGAGTGGGGCCTCGCCAACGAGGTCGTGCCGGACGCCGACCTGATGAACCGCGTCCACGCCATTGCCCGCGAGATCGCCGCCAACGCGCCGCTCGCGGTGCAGGCCTCCAAGCGCATGATGCGGATGGGGATGAACGAGAACTTCTCCGATCATGTCCACCACGTCTATCTCCAGCTCCTGCCGCTGTTCAAGACTCAGGACATGGCCGAGGGCATGAAGGCCTTCATGGAGAAGCGCGAGCCGAAGTTCGAAGGGCGGTAG
- a CDS encoding glutathione S-transferase family protein, which yields MLTVYGEGRGFRVVWLLEELGLAYRLRPVDLLAAEKDHDFLAINPAGFIPALQDGEMIMVESIAILEYLLARHGSASLAVAPDDPAFASYLQFLHLGEAGLAGPMNAVLVGRGLAPEAERNARVTRWALETFESRLGLVIRRLAECPYLAGDRFTAADISVSYALLLGLRTGNYVPGSTERDYLARTTARPAYARAMESCQATKAWAARSPGL from the coding sequence ATGCTCACCGTCTATGGCGAAGGTCGTGGCTTTCGCGTTGTTTGGCTGCTCGAAGAATTAGGATTGGCTTATCGGCTGCGTCCGGTCGATCTGCTCGCAGCCGAGAAGGATCACGATTTCCTCGCTATCAACCCTGCCGGCTTCATTCCCGCACTGCAGGACGGCGAGATGATCATGGTCGAATCGATCGCGATTCTTGAGTACCTGCTCGCCCGCCACGGCTCAGCTTCGCTCGCCGTCGCCCCCGACGATCCCGCCTTCGCGTCCTATCTGCAATTTCTGCACTTGGGCGAGGCCGGGCTCGCCGGGCCGATGAACGCCGTCTTGGTCGGTCGTGGACTGGCGCCCGAAGCCGAGCGAAATGCTCGGGTTACACGTTGGGCACTCGAGACCTTCGAGAGCCGGCTTGGTTTGGTTATCCGCCGCCTCGCGGAATGCCCCTATCTCGCCGGCGACCGATTCACTGCAGCCGATATCTCGGTGAGCTACGCCCTCCTGCTCGGCCTGCGAACTGGCAACTACGTCCCCGGTTCGACCGAGCGGGACTATCTCGCCCGCACGACCGCACGCCCTGCCTATGCCCGAGCGATGGAAAGCTGCCAGGCCACCAAGGCTTGGGCGGCGAGATCACCCGGATTGTAG